Genomic DNA from Acidisoma sp. PAMC 29798:
GCGCCATGGCCTGACTGAAGGCGGATTGAATGCCCGAGATGCTGCCCTGGCCATCCAGCACGCGGATCGTCCAGCCGATTTTGGCGCCGGCTTCCTTCACGCCGTCACTGACTTCCTGAATGCCGCCATTGCGAAGGTCGGCCGCGACATAGACGACCGTCTTGCCAGTCGCGGCGGTGGGGCCCGTGGTCGGGCCGGTCCAGGCTGCCGCCGGGGCCGTTGCCGCCGCGACAATGGCCTTGGCTTGCGTCAGCACATCATCGGCGCGAGCTGCGGCGGGCAGGCCGATCAGCGCCGCCATGCACAGAGTGGCGACATCACGCGCGCCCAATTTCTTTGTCATCATTTGAGGCTCTCTCCCAAGGTTTGTTTTTGATTAAATCTGGCGGATGACGCTGCGCTTTTCCGCCATCCCCGCGTGACGCCGCGCATCACTGGCGGCGCGCCTGCACGCGCCGTCGCCCGGTCCAGCCGGCGAGGCCGATCGCGACGAGAAGGGTCGCGCCGTTAAAGGCCGGTTCCACCCAGAAGGCGCCCCCCAGCTGCTCGATGCCGGAGATGCCGATCGCGAGAATGACCACGCCGACGATCGTGCCCCAGATATTGACCCGGCCTGGGGTGATGGTGGTGGAGCCGAGGAAGGCGCCCACCAGGGCGGGCAACAGGAATTCGAGACCGACACTCGCCTGACCGACGCGCAGGCGCGAGGCCAGCACGACGCCGGCAATCGCCGTGATCAGGCCCGAGGTCATGAAGGCGAGCATGACGTAGCGGCGCGTGGAGATGCCGTTCAGTTCGGCGGCACGGGGATTGGCGCCGATGGCGTATAGGTAGCGCCCGAGCGGCGTATAGGCCGAGACCAGCCACAGCAGCACGGCGAGCGCCAGGACATAGAAGGCGGGCATGGGGATGCCCGCGATGCTCGCGGTGTCGATCGCGAAGAAGGACGGCGCGAGCCTGCCAATCACCTGTCGCCCGCCCGTCCACCACAGGGCGACGGCATAGATCACCGTGCCGGTGCCCAGCGTCGCGATGAAGCTGTCGATTTGCGCGACCTCGACCAGCAAGCCATTGAGCAAGCCGAACAGAACACCGAGTGCCAGCACGATCAGCACCGCCAAGGGCCAGGGCACACCGGCGATCTGCAAGGAGATCGCCAGGATGTGCCACAGCACGACGCCGTACCCGACGGTGAGATCGATCTTGCCGGTCATCATCGGCACGGTGGCGGCCAGAGACAGCATCGCGACCACGGCCTTGTCGCTCAACAGCGAGCGCAGGTTCAGCCAGGTCGGGAAGGTATCGGGCAGCAGAACCGAAAACAGCAGCGCGAGCAGCACGGTCAAGACCACCAGTCCGTAGACTGGCAGCAGAGCGCCGATGCGGCGGCCCAGCGGCAGACCCGTGAGCGACCCCGGAGCGGGCTCCAGCGCTGTGGAACGAAGCAAGCTCATGCCGGAATATCCTCCAGGATGGGAGCGGAATGGGGTGTGCCTCCGGCGGAGGCAGCGCTGAGAAGCGCATGGATGGAGAGGTCGGCGCGGCCGATCTCGGCCACCACGCGGCCCTGGCTGAAGACCACGGCGCGATGGCAGATATTGGCGACTTCCTCGAAATCGGTCGCGACGACGATGACGGAAAGTCCCGACTCCAACGCGGTTTGGAGAAGGGCGTAGATTTCGGCCTTGGCACCGACATCCACCCCGGCGGTCGGCTCCTCCAGAATGAGAAGCCGGGTCGCCAGGCCCATCCAGCGCGCCAGCACGACCTTCTGCTGATTGCCGCCGGACAAGGTTTCCACCGGCCGACGCGGCTCATTTGGCCGCAGGCCCATGCTGTCCCCGGCGGCAATCGCGTCCCGCGTTTCGCGCGCGGGCGAACAATAGCCGAGCAGCGGCGTGCCTCGTGCGCCAGGATTGAGGAATAGATTTTCCTTGATGCTCAGCGACATGCCGAGGCTTTCCCCGACCCTGTCACCGGCGACGAGGCCGACGCCCGCGCGCATGGCCGCCGCGGGGCTATCGGGGTGATAGGGTTTGCCATCGAGTTCCATGCGGCCCGCCGTGACCGGGCGGCAGCCGAACAGGGCGCGACCGATCGCATCCTGGCCGGCACCGCGCAGGCCAACTAGGGCCACCATCTCACCTCGACGCACTTCCAAATCGACCGGGCCGGCGTCGCCGGCTGTGAGGCCGTGGAGCGTGAGGCAGGGCGCCGCGCCGGGCGCGCCCGGTTTCGCGAAGACCTGTTCTGGCGCTCGCCCGACGATCATGCTGACGAGGTCCGCCGGGCTCGTTTCATCGACGCGCTTGCGACCGACCAGCCGGCCATCCCGCAGCACCGCGACTTCATCGGCGACCTGGAAGACTTCATCGAGGCGGTGGGAGACATAGATCATGCCGATGCCGGTATGGCGCAGGTCCCGCAGCACGCCGAGCAGG
This window encodes:
- a CDS encoding ABC transporter permease; protein product: MSLLRSTALEPAPGSLTGLPLGRRIGALLPVYGLVVLTVLLALLFSVLLPDTFPTWLNLRSLLSDKAVVAMLSLAATVPMMTGKIDLTVGYGVVLWHILAISLQIAGVPWPLAVLIVLALGVLFGLLNGLLVEVAQIDSFIATLGTGTVIYAVALWWTGGRQVIGRLAPSFFAIDTASIAGIPMPAFYVLALAVLLWLVSAYTPLGRYLYAIGANPRAAELNGISTRRYVMLAFMTSGLITAIAGVVLASRLRVGQASVGLEFLLPALVGAFLGSTTITPGRVNIWGTIVGVVILAIGISGIEQLGGAFWVEPAFNGATLLVAIGLAGWTGRRRVQARRQ
- a CDS encoding sugar ABC transporter ATP-binding protein, whose product is MDAAPSLLAFEGVTKRFGGTLAVDDVSLTLQPGQILALLGENGAGKSTLIKMLAGIHTPDSGRILFRGSPYHHLQVRKGDQQRVAFIHQDLGLIDWMTVAENVALGVGYPRGRWLISWSKARAQAVETLRTMSADIYPNARIMHLTRTERSLVAIGRALAARAEVLVLDEPTASLPADEVARLLGVLRDLRHTGIGMIYVSHRLDEVFQVADEVAVLRDGRLVGRKRVDETSPADLVSMIVGRAPEQVFAKPGAPGAAPCLTLHGLTAGDAGPVDLEVRRGEMVALVGLRGAGQDAIGRALFGCRPVTAGRMELDGKPYHPDSPAAAMRAGVGLVAGDRVGESLGMSLSIKENLFLNPGARGTPLLGYCSPARETRDAIAAGDSMGLRPNEPRRPVETLSGGNQQKVVLARWMGLATRLLILEEPTAGVDVGAKAEIYALLQTALESGLSVIVVATDFEEVANICHRAVVFSQGRVVAEIGRADLSIHALLSAASAGGTPHSAPILEDIPA